The following coding sequences lie in one Apium graveolens cultivar Ventura chromosome 3, ASM990537v1, whole genome shotgun sequence genomic window:
- the LOC141714165 gene encoding uncharacterized protein LOC141714165 codes for MHIGRRDWDHDVIKDLFNQRDQERILRTPISANEEVDKISWKFEISGTYTVKSAYRLNQRLKGAFNLNERSTVLMSLWKIKAPPRTLNVVWRAIMGCLPTLRQLSRKRVPVNTRCPGFRGQAGDFEEWLGDVFQGNTQSKSAEVVKVCWAIWRHRNDVVWNSKFSNVNRVVASAKQYLLQWKCAQVNCSSASSRYVVQGDGALSWVRPQGNSIKVTVDVALFADREEYGLGVVARDSDGKVVAARTRCFSGKVAAEFAEALAIKEALSWIKEYDWQEVVLESDCLAAVQAVRSKVEMRLSL; via the exons ATGCATATTGGTAGGAGGGATTGGGATCATGATGTGATAAAGGATCTATTCAATCAAAGAGATCAGGAACGTATTCTGCGTACGCCCATCTCTGCAAATGAGGAAGTGGATAAAATCAGCTGGAAATTTGAAATCTCCGGAACTTATACGGTCAAGAGTGCTTACAGACTAAATCAGAGGTTGAAAGGTGCCTTCAACTTGAACGAGAGATCGACAGTTCTCATGTCTCTGTGGAAGATCAAAGCTCCCCCTAGAACCCTCAATGTAGTATGGAGAGCGATTATGGGTTGTTTACCAACTCTTAGACAGTTGTCTCGGAAACGAGTACCTGTCAACACTCGATGCCCG GGATTCAGGGGTCAGGCTGGGGATTTTGAAGAATGGCTAGGGGATGTGTTTCAAGGTAACACTCAGAGTAAAAGTGCAGAGGTGGTGAAAGTATGTTGGGCGATTTGGAGGCATAGAAACGATGTTGTATGGAACAGCAAATTCTCAAATGTTAACAGAGTCGTAGCGTCAGCAAAGCAGTACCTTTTACAGTGGAAATGTGCCCAAGTTAATTGTTCTAGTGCATCATCCAGATATGTAGTTCAAGGAGATGGTGCTTTGTCTTGGGTCAGGCCTCAAGGTAACTCAATAAAGGTAACGGTTGACGTGGCTCTATTTGCAGATCGAGAAGAATATGGGCTGGGTGTGGTAGCTAGAGATTCAGATGGCAAGGTGGTTGCTGCTAGAACTAGGTGTTTCTCAGGTAAGGTGGCAGCAGAATTCGCAGAAGCTCTGGCCATCAAAGAGGCTTTGTCCTGGATAAAAGAGTATGACTGGCAAGAGGTGGTTTTGGAATCTGATTGTTTGGCAGCTGTTCAAGCAGTGAGAAGTAAGGTAGAAATGAGATTGAGTTTATAG